The genomic window gagccctatcagctggcagtattatttaaaaataacaatttaaatataatgcattttttattataataacaactttatttaatgctataagtaaaaatataataaagatgtaatacagtacacatatcagccaaaacaggttctgtgtgaggggctgctagctgacagcgttcggtcatttctgagagatttacctcagacgaaggtaagtgtgaatacataaatccattttgaaaaacatgtttacaagaacataacattatacgtcgtttgatgttgtaatattttttaatctgtatttctagcatgtcacatttacaagcaccaaaacggtatttattgtttgaatttcgtaataaaattgacagaatctgagagctgagatttttttctatcataagtaacctgctctgtctagtctgtcggtctctgtgtcctctttacttcgcgatttttctgtgcttgagaaaatggatgtgtggcgtgagagcgtgtgaaaagcgtcaattgcgtgtctcacattttattgcatttgtattagctgtttgaagagtaaaaaaaaatccgtgggtcttaacgcaattacaatcggcaagtcggtcggactaaaaggggaaaaaataattaattgggtcggtcctaaattgacagggtcggtcgagttatggcaaacaagaatatttttaaggatggcctaataattatttgaaacttaagcttgtgaacatattagcaacacagctagtaatgacagcgttcggttttattgttgtcatcaattaatacacttcttaattacattacattacattacattattacattatgttgtcaataaattacctttatcgGTAAGTTTTGGCCACTGCCTGACATCATCTACGTTACCCATGTTCCCTTTcaccagacattttctttaatgagcaggatgaactttaattgaaatgtcattagagggcaccggcaaggcaagtgtcacaccgtcacacttcgcaggcacgcagtaatggcggcaggcaagatggcggcgcccatagagttcgcggcggatttgtgtatatgaacgcaacacattTGATGGTTTTCCTCCCGTAAAAAAAAGACAGTGCCATTAAAAGTACCAAACTTAGTAAACACTATATCAAAGCATAATATACAGAAAAATTGGTTTGTGccgaatttgatcttttaatatcacttatGTCATAACCAGACACGCTATATTATAGTGAATAATGATGCTGCAACGAATGAAAGTGAAACTATGCATCACTTGGGTGGGTTCAAttcgcttttttttttagtacagGAAAAAGttctacattttaaaaatgtaaatgtaaaaatgtaaaaatatggtaGCATATGTCTTAAACAATTGCATTCAGTCGTATGGAGCtcatttattaaagtaaaaggCAGAGTACAGTACTGTATTCCTCAAACACTGGGTAAACTGCAATTCGACATCTCATTGAAAGAAAAACGAATTAACGAGGCATCTGCTGTGTTGAGTGAAAGGGGACATTTCCATTTAACTTCGAAATGTTTGTTATTCTCGTTCACATGAgaatgaaatatgaataaaaacagtgacaatgaccattatacacaatttaaattaGCTTACACCACCTCTTTctcttcaaagaaaaaaaaaaaaacttttagaaATAATTATCTTTTGAAAGAAATAGCCAAGCAACACCTCATGGTATTTCAGACCAAACTTTAATGAAAACTATATACCTGTTCAAATATGGATCAAACTGTACATGCGTGGAAAACAAAGTGCTGTAAATAATACTGTCGGCAGGGAGCAGCACAGAGCTGCTTTAGCTGCTTCCTAGAGCTGCTTCCCAGCACTGCACATATTATCCAGTTACTCCACTGCAGAAGAATGACACTACTGTATATGTAACGTGCTTGAAGGCAGGAGGTACAGGTTCAaaatcatttaatataaatcCAATACAGACAGAGGCAGCGTCAACACTAAACTATATGGTGACCAGACAAGGACTGCATGAAAGGGAGCAACGTAAATAGTGAGACAGAAGATTAACTCAAATGATGAACAGCtgagctgatgatgatgatgattagtgtccatggtgaccGTTAGTGGCTGGAACATAGAACAAAGGAACACGTGATCaattaaaacaaactgaaagtccataCAAAATGAAATGTAACTTAGTGATGGGAAAGGCTttcataacaaaataaataaataaaaatgatagtaATAACTATGACTGTGGAATATAATAtctttctaaataaataaataataattcacaTATTCTACAGAGCCCATGTGCACGGTTTTAGCAGATGCAGATTTAGGTTGTCAGCAAGTGAAACTAAATCAGAAAACAggctttcactttcactttcaagtCCTGCATTGCAGATAGGCCAGTGAGAGTGCATTTTTTCCTCAGTCTGTACCACGCATAGCAGAGGATAAGAGGCTGTGTTTAGCTGTGTCTCGTTAATTGTATGTGGTTTTAGTTGTTTTCAAAGTTTCTGTAGGCCTAAAGATAAGCAATTTTTCTTCAATAGAGCTGCAAATTTATAGACATCCAACACAAACTTCAAATTCAAAGGGATTTGTGACTTCACCTGCCTCTCAATAAGGTAATCAATAATAAAGCATATAACATGATGCAATCTGGGCTTGGCCACAGTTTTTCACAACTATGCTGAAATTCAGACAGTGGTGCACTGTATGGTAAGTGTGGGTCtttttaattttgtgtgtgtgttttttttttttacttagaaTCATGTCTTGTAGTGGGTATATGACAGCTCCAGTGTGTCTCATTGAAAATGATGAAAATGGGAAGCTGTGTGTGAGGAATGATGCCAAAGAAATTCTGGATGGGATCAAGGAGCCGGTGGTTGTGGTGTCTGTGGTGGGACTCTACCGGACGGGGAAGTCCTACCTGATGAACCGCCTGGCAGGACAACAGTCTGGtgagagaaactgctgaaagtCTGTGGGGGACAAATGAGGACAGAATCTTTGTTTGTATGTCTGTCAATATCTGAAAACAGTAACTGCATCAAGTGTTTGAATACTTTAAACAATATGATTAACCCAGGCTTTGCTCTCGGCAACACTATTGAGTCAAAGACCAAAGGCATTTGGATGTGGTGTGTCCCTCACCCCACTAAAAAAGGACACACCCTGGTGCTGCTGGACACAGAGGGACTTGGAGATGTAAAGAAAGTGAGCACAGTCACTAACTACTAACACTAATTTCCCAGTACCAGTTGGTGCCCTGAAAGAAAATGTTTTGATCTAAAAACACTGATCTGTGTGTTTCAGGGTGATTCTAAGAATGATGGCTGGATTTTTTCTCTGGCTGTTCTGCTCAGCAGCACTCTGGTGTACAACAGCCGTGGCACCATCGATAACAATGCAGTGGAAAATCTGCAGTATCCTTTAACCTGCTACATGTAAGACCCACTTTCATTTATACAACCTTTGCAAGATGCTGTTATTTCTCAATGTGCTGCAGCTACGTTACAGAGCTCACTGAGCAGATCAAGATCAGCTCAGCAGAAGCAGCAGacgaggaggaagaggagaacTCTAACTTTGTGCGGTTTTTCCCATCATTCATCTGGGTGGTTAGAGATTTTACCTTGGATTTGGAAATTAATGGAAACCGAGTGACAGAGGACGAGTACCTTGAGTTTGCCCTTGATCTGAAGAAAGGTATTTTAGACAGAATTACATTTAAGCATATGCTTTTATCCTTATATTGCATTCAAGGTGTACATTTGATCAGTTTTTGCTTCcactgggaatcaaacccatgacatTAGCATTGCTAAAGCCATACTCCAATGCTTAAGCTTCAGTTAAAATAGAGTTTATGTGTCAAAATAAACATGAGCAGGCTCAATGACCCATGATACTCATTCTCTGAGGTCATTGAAATAACCACTGATGAATGCCATCTAGAGTACATACTAAACTGGTATGATTAATTTTCATTAGGCTACATGACCACATATTTGTCTGCACACACAGAATATACATAATgtatacaaattacaaaaagtAATTCAGGTTGTGGGACCAGTtaccacaacttaaataaatgcatggttgcaagttaaaaattctaatttattgttttaattaaaccttttaagttgcaaaccttattttgtagagttctgttgatataataatgttgatcattacatcaacttaataacgtctgtaatttaaactaaaatttcagcattaattggcttttttttaaattagattgTAGCAGCTTAATTAAATTGCCTTGATAACTTCAGAaattaggcagtggatttctagttcccagcatgctttgcatataggactggataaggagaataaaCGTTAAAAGCAGGCTAGGTgttaatttttagtttttagtgaagtgaaagacctgttagtgtttaatgctgttatgtttgacatttaaaaagttttcgtggttaccattgtgctgaagagtataTGAAGGTAAACACTACATTGACTCTAAGCAACTAATGCCAGTGACAAATATcttacttgttcattaaatatacatgttaaataagttatgtTATGTGCTATGATGAGATGAGATTAATTGGTTCCAGGGCTACAACTGGTTAAGTTGGAGtgacttaatatttttgagtagtcaattttaaaaattgtgtttatgctacaaatgATTAAGTTCCTCAGTGAAAACTCAGTGAAGCTTGTTGGTTGAACGTAAATTTACTCAAAGTTGTCGTAACTCAAACAAATTATGCAAACTGTTgcgttatgttttttttttttgttgagccaacacattattttttgagtgtacaTAATGTTGAATAATTGTTATAGATACTGCAATACTTGAATCAATTGTCAgtttttgtgtaaatgaacaatgcctgaaaaacttaaatgaaatgCCACTGATTTgggaaaatatttatttctcccAAATTACTTTTTAGGTGTGAGTAAGAAAATTAGTGACTACAATCTGCCTCGTGAATGTATCCAGCATTATTTCCCTAGCCGGAAGtgttttgttttcccatttcCTGTTACCTCCCAAGAAGACATGACACGCCTAGAGAGCTTACAGGAGCAGGACCTTGCACAAGCTTTTCTAGAGGTCACAGGTCATTTCTGTGACCACATCTTCATCAATAGTGCAGTAAAAACACTGAAAGGAGGACACAGAGTTACTGGCAAATGTGAGTGTTTTACCAAATGTTCATACTATGGAGCATTTACAATTAAAAGCTGTTCtttataattgtgtgtgtgtgtgtgtgtgtgtgtgtgtgtgttttcagtgcTTGGGAATCTGGTGCAGATTTATGTGGATACAATCAGCAGTGGTGAAGTGCCTTGTCTGGACAATGCAGTGGTTGTTTTGGCAAGTCTAGAGAACCAGGCAGCTGTTCAGGACGCTTTAAAAGCATATCAGAGTGGGATGGAAGAGGTAGGACATGCACATTGTgactaagtttttttttatatggtCATGTTTCAAAATCACTTTTGTTTTATCCttcatatatttgtttttatacataATCCCATGCAATGTCAGAAAACCAAactttgtatacattttaaatatgaaatcagAACCACTGATTTCGGCTTGAAAATCTTCACTGAATGCAGTGAACCTTGAAGTAAACAGTATGTTTTTACAGGTGAAGAATACATTCCCAGTCAGTACAGAAAATTTTACCTGTGAGCACCAGAAATTCAGCAGTCTGGCCACCTCTAAGTTTATAAAACGCTCATTCAAAGATGAAAAGGGGGAATACCTGAAATCACTGGAGGTAAGCTTTAAATATACAGTAGAAGACACACTAATACTTGCACACTCGTGTATGCATTCTAGCATACATAAATTCCTACATCCATCagattaatacaattaattcaCATGACAATGTACACAAACAGTGTTCAGTACATCCAGTCTTTGTCATGTTTgagattttatttcttttttttttatgtttataggAAGCTATAAGTATGAAGTACATAGACTTGATGGAAGAGAATGAGATGGCGTCAGAGAGAAAGTGCAGAGATCTGCTGAAGAATCTGTTCTCTGACATGAATAAACGGCTGCAGAATGGAGAGTACATTAAGTCTGGAGGATATGAACTCTACTGCAGAGACAGAGACGCCATCGTTGAGCAGTACCGCAGAGAACCCAACAAAGGTGTAAGGGTGAGGACATTTTCATTGTGagtatgcatttgtgtaaatatGTCAGGCTGTGTTCTTGAAGGAAGACGAAGAAGAACAGGTCAATATCAAAATAATCCAAGTTTAATCCAAACAGGCAGATAGTCAAATACAACACAACGTAATAAGACAGTGAATGGACAAAGAACTGAACACAAACAGGAAGTTGTATACACAAAGGGAGAATTAACTAATGACGTGCAGCTGTGAAGATGATAGGTGTCCATGGTGATAGATGAATGTGTGCAGGTGAGGAACAGGAGGGATGCTTGGAAATGGAGTGCTAGTGCTGGTGACTGTAACAATATCTCTCTTTACATCTGGCAAATACACATAGTATCTGGATTCTGTTTACATCATCCTTCCATTTAATCTCTATATGGATAGAAATCTCATTGTTTATCTAAGTAAAAAGCAAATTAGTATTTCATGACATTtaacaaattttaaaaacatcaacagataattcaaagtgcttttcattttttatgatctgtgcatttttcatgaagttatgagcacgtgaaatacatacttgtattcagttagctgctgtgctatttttgttgtaaacgcatatttctcagactcattagagggtgaaaataacgcaacagaagcatgttggaggcttgatatgaaattttaaagtctttggttttgtatgcaaaaagaatttttgtgctacctatatggattaaatttttattggcttttaaagagagacacgcaaatgggagttttattttataaggcgcgctagtctgacaggaggatggctggaccggtcgcgtgcctgtcagtcgaaacggggcttcccattgttaaaatcagcgtttaggtcAGTTTTTTGATcggttctatacaacgtgtaacaccatatttgtagagcagagataatgacgtttcaggggatactgggaaatgctcataagtgacgagaggagttgagaagttcatttccagctaATTTAGtgaaaccatgtcaaatttaatagccatttaaatacctttactcgattatctggactacgaaactttgggagattatttctgaaagtctgttctttgaaattagctttaaaaaaatcgattttttcattgtttttccacattatcggcccatatcttaaaatagaacgttgcgacttccgactcattttgccagatCGGgtcactaataataataataatataataataataatataaatattacttgTATAACTGATAAATGAAAGCACATTTGTGTTCATGATCCAATACAGTGGGTCCCCAGGATTGGATTTTAAAACCACTGGTCTaaacagttgcaagaaaaagtatgtgaaccacttgcagaatctgtgaaaatgttaataattttaacaaaataagggagataatacaaaatgcatgttattttttatttagtactgtcctgagtaagatattttacataaaaaatgtttacatataatccacatgacaaaaaaaatagctgaatttattaaaataaccccattcataagtatgtgaaccattgatttttaagtacctggatgatctacgactgtttgtttgttttgtgatggttgttcatgagtctcttgtttgtcctgagcagttaaactgagctctgttcttcagaaaaatcctccaggtcctgcagattcttcagttttacagcattttttgcatatttgaaccctttccagcagtgactgaattattttgagatccatcttttcacactgaggacaattgagggactcgaacacaactattaaaaaaggttcaaacattcactgatgctccagaaaaaaacacgatgcattaagagccagggatgaaaacatttggaatttgaagatcaaggtcaattgtatttaatttgtccttctgggaaacatgcaagtatcttctgttgcttctgaagggcagtaaTTATTCAAgtgaaataagaaaaattttgacctcttcatcctgttcaaaagttttcacaccccgactcttaatgcatcatgtttccttcaggagcatcagtgaatgtttgaaccttttttaatagttgtgtttgagtccctcagttgtcctccatgtgaaaagatggatctcaaaatcattca from Megalobrama amblycephala isolate DHTTF-2021 linkage group LG17, ASM1881202v1, whole genome shotgun sequence includes these protein-coding regions:
- the LOC125251716 gene encoding guanylate-binding protein 1-like — encoded protein: MSCSGYMTAPVCLIENDENGKLCVRNDAKEILDGIKEPVVVVSVVGLYRTGKSYLMNRLAGQQSGFALGNTIESKTKGIWMWCVPHPTKKGHTLVLLDTEGLGDVKKGDSKNDGWIFSLAVLLSSTLVYNSRGTIDNNAVENLHYVTELTEQIKISSAEAADEEEEENSNFVRFFPSFIWVVRDFTLDLEINGNRVTEDEYLEFALDLKKGVSKKISDYNLPRECIQHYFPSRKCFVFPFPVTSQEDMTRLESLQEQDLAQAFLEVTGHFCDHIFINSAVKTLKGGHRVTGKLLGNLVQIYVDTISSGEVPCLDNAVVVLASLENQAAVQDALKAYQSGMEEVKNTFPVSTENFTCEHQKFSSLATSKFIKRSFKDEKGEYLKSLEEAISMKYIDLMEENEMASERKCRDLLKNLFSDMNKRLQNGEYIKSGGYELYCRDRDAIVEQYRREPNKGVRAEAVLNEFLNERGAEANSILHMDTKLTENERQIKEEKENAALLEQKCKEEEEKKIERERMIVAENERHKDMVRQMEEKFKQEMEQQRQEMDRAIESKVKEQEEMLNKGFKERTKNLEEEIKKLNNEKERIHGGGIFKDYVMPFLCPLVEMVPNLLMQRSMMKCFKKGFNR